In bacterium, the genomic stretch ATTTAGAATGCCTGAAGATCCCCATGAAGTTCCTTCAACAAATCAGCAAGTTACCAACATCCTCTTCTGTTCCCATCACGGGCTCATATAAAACAACATTCTATTCAAATTGCCGAATATTAACTGATAGAAACCCATATTTGATTTGAATAGGTAATGATCATGCATATGAGTCTACCTCGTTGTTTATCTCCCACTTCAAGGGACCAACAAGACGCTCTTCAAGTATTTCTCGATGCTCTTCACTTCACTCTCAAGTCGGAGGGGGGAATATCTTACGACCCCAGAGACCCAGGAAATGCCGAAGGAAATGCGACTGCTTTTGGGATAACACAGAAAAGTTACGATGCCTGGAACAAAAAATGGGGACGTCCGATACGCTCCGTAACCGCTATTCGTCCGTGTGAAATTCAGAATCTCTACTTCGAAGATTATTATCTCGCTAGCCATGCACATCGTTTTACAAAGGAAATTGCCATCGCTCTTTTTGATACAGCCGTGCATACGGGACCTCGCAGAGCAATTCAATTACTTCAAGAGGTGCTCGGCATAGAGCCTGATGGAAGGGTAGGTCCGATAACTCTCAAATTCATTAAGGATGCTTGTCCACATTCACTCCTCAATCGTTTTCTAAGAAAGAGGGAAGAGTTTTATAAAGCGCTCTGCCAAAGGAAACCATCACTGTCAATTTTCTTAAAGGGCTGGCTCAGACGCGTTCATTTACTGAGAAATGAGGTGCTAGGGATAGGCGAAAGCCATTCTGACTACCCTCTATCTGACCAATAACTCTTGCAAATGGAAAACCTGATTTTCTCATCTTATGAAGCGTTGCCTTTGTATTATCGGACGCAATACCAAAAAGAATTGGCCCTGTTGTTTGAGGATCAATTAGCCAAGGATAGCGACGAACTGCTTCAAGCGTTGTATGCTGGCTTAGGATACTCTGCAAATTCGATTGATATAACGAACTTCTTATCCCAATTTGGCAAAGTGTTCGGACCCCTGGATAGAGGGGAATATGATCGGGAAGCAGCGTTACATGTACTGGGAGTTTGGCAATTTTGTTGAGTAAATGCCCCAGCAAGCCAAAACCAGTAACGTCCGTAGCAAATAGGACTGATTTTTCTTGAAGAATAGGGAGAAGTTTCAACTGACTCTGCAAAAGCTCTTTCTTCATGAGCTCAAGAGTACAACCCGATCCGAAGCCTCTTGCATAACCTGCTAGTAACGTACCAAGACCGACTCTTCTACTGATGATGATGTCAAAGGACGCACCCACGTCACAAAGCGCTTGCGGGACTTTCTCTCGTATAGCACTTACCTCAAAACCAGTAAGCTCAGAGTCTCCCACAGCACTATGCCCACCCACAATCAGACTTCCGTACTGCTGGGCAGCCAACCTACTCCCGGACATAAATTGCTCGAGCAATCTCTCCTCGACATCTTCAACCGCTCGTGGAAGCATTAACAGGGCATGCGCATTTTGAGGTTTAACCTTTTCTACGAGTAGGTCTGCCGCAGCATGATGGAATGCGAATTGTGCATTCGAGTAAGGATCCTTGGTAAAGGGTGTAAAAAAGTCTACACTCTGAACAAGCTCTTGATTCCCTTTCACTGATATCCGAGAAGAGTCTGAAAGCGGTGCTTGAAGATTTATGCATAATTGCTCTCTTCCGACTTTTCCGCCACAACCCTTGCAATACATCTCTTCTGAACCCTTGCGACTGAAAACCGATCCGAACACCCCTCGGTTCATAATCGGTAAGCGATGGAATTGACGTATAAATCGACCATCAATTATATCTTTTAACACTCGTGGCCATCGCCCTATAAAAGAGAGCGTTCCCCTCACAAAGAGAGCTTCCTCTTTGTCTGTCCCAATAATTTTCAAAAACCTTTTTTGAAGATAAATCGACTTCAGAGATTTTTTCCTGAGCTTCCTTCTCAGGTTCAGTACGAATGGTCTTGCTTGGCGAACTGCAAAAATACCCGACTTGGGTCTTTCCATACCTCTTATGTCCGCGATATCACCCAAGGCGAATATATCTGGGTGAGACGCGCTTTGAAGCGTATTTTCAACATCAAGAAATCCGCGGGGGGAAATAGCTAAACCACTACGGACTAGCCATTCCGGCAGAGATGCTCCTGCTGCTGAAATAACCTTACAACAGGAAAGACTCTCGCCATCAGTGGATGTAATGATTCTATCTGTAATCTGTTTGACCTCGAAGTGAGTCCTCGTTTGAATACCTCTCATACGTAAGACATTCAACACGCTGGCCCGCGCACGCTGCGGCAACTCTCGTAAAAAACTATCACTTCGCTCTAGGCAAATAATTTGAGCTTTCCCTTCAAAACGCGTATCCAATGCTAGAGCTAACTCAATAGCAGCTACTCCACCTCCTATTATGGCTAACTGGAAAATCTGCCCCTTCTTCTCTTCCTCCATTACTGCAAGCCAGCGCATAAATTGCTGAACAGGCTTAACACTACAAAGCGTCTCAGCATCGTGCCCTGCATTAAATACGGGTGAATGAACTCCAACATTCAAGCTGATGATGTCTCCACGTAATATTCTACCAGAAGATAGCTCAACTTCTTTTTTATCAGGATTAATTCTGGAAACATCACCTTGTATAAACACAGCACCTGCCCAGTCAGCCAACCGTGGAACATCAATATGAGCATCAGAGAACGGAATCCTTCTCGCGATAAGAGATGGCAACATTCCGCTGTAGGGCGCATAGCAAGAGTCTGAAACAATCGTAACCCTGACCGACGGCAATGGCTTCATCCCCAACATTCGAAGAGCCAAACAATGAGCGTGACCCGCACCTACGAGCAGGAGATCTTTTTCCAAAAGAGCGTGATAAGCTTTCTTTATCATAATACTTCACCGTTGACGGCGTAGCATGCCGCCACCACGAGATAACGAGGTAAACGAGTGGCTTCAGCGGCACTCACGTATTAGCGTACAATATACGTTCTAGGATAGCAGGCTCTCAACAAGAGTTGCGATTAAAAAAGTGATGCTTGCGAGACCATTCTGAGTGAAAAAGACATTATCCGCTCTATGTAATGTTTTTTCATGAATAATCATATTTTGCCGAAGTAAAAAAACTCCAAACACACCCATCAAAATGTAGTATGGAGAGTGCAATTCAGCTGCCATTCCGAAAATAATGAGTAAGACCCAAGAAATTACATGAGCGATCCTAGCGATACGGAGAGCGGATCCTATTCCCATCGCAGAAGGAATCGAAAAAAGTCCGACAGAACGATCAAACTGTGCATCTTGACAGGAATAAATAATATCAAATCCCGCCACCCAAAACAGCACGGCTGCCATCAAAACGAGTGGCTCGTATGTCAGGCTCCCTATCAGAGCAAACCAAACACCACCAGGAGCACATGCAAGTGCGAAGCCTAAGAAAAAGTGGCTGAATCTGCTAAACCGTTTAATCAATGAATACCCGCAGACAATGGCGAGTACGATCGGAGCAAGAATGAAACAATGGCTTCCGAGCTGCCAAGAGCCAAAAAGAAAGCCGATGCCAGCTAAGAACCAGAGCAGCAGAGCTTCATTTCTCTTGATCGCACCTGAGGGCAGCTCTCGATTCGAGGTTCTTGGATTAAGAGCATCCCATTTTTGATCTGCTATTCGATTAAAGGCCATTGCAGATGTTCGAGCTGCTATTACACACCATACAATCCATAAGATTTGCCCGATGGAGACATTCGTTGTCTTGGAACAAACCACCCCCATCCCCAAAGCAAACGGCAAAGCGAACACCGTGTGCGAGAACTTTACAAAACTGCCCCATGTTTTTAGCCGCACGGGTAGGGCAGAGGAAAATGCTTCAGTCATGAGTTGATGGTAAAGAGACCAGATTCAAAGATTTACTACTGCTCAACGTACGCCGACCCCCAGAATCCTTGTCATCACCCTTATCTCGGCCCCACCGAGGAACGAGCTCTCGGTGCAGACCCATTTGATCGAGGATTTTCATCACCATCATATCCACGAGATCCTGGATACACTCCGGACGCTGATAGAACCCTGGCATCGCTGGAACGATCCGGGTTTGCATCTTGGAGAGTCGCAACATATTTTCCAAGTGCAGTGAGGAAAGAGGCGTTTCCCTCGGAACGATTACCAAGCGCCTTCCTTCCTTCAGAACTACATCCGCTGCTCGATGAATCAGATTTTGACACAACCCATTTGCCACAGCTCCCAAGGTCCCCATCGAACAGGGAACTATAACCATGCCCTCCGTCAAGAAGGACCCTGAAGCGATTGCTGCACCAATATCTTTATTGTCATAAAAGAAGATCTGATCACTGGGTCTTCCAATCAGCGTTTCAGCAGAGAGCCGAGATGACTTTAACTTTACATTCTGCTCTTCATGCAGAACCCTGAAAGCTGCTTCGGAAAAGACTACGTGCACCTCGTCACAACACTGCTCAAGATGATCAATCAAGGTAAGGGCGTATGGCATCCCGCTGGCGCCAGTAATTCCCACAATCCAGTTCTTCTGAGGCGCTTCCTGCACGTTACTCTCCTTTGTATTCCGAGCTCTGTCGGGATCTCTACCGCGTGTTCTATTGTAACCTGCCAGCAATGCAAAGTCACTTCTTGTGGGTAGTCGATGATATCCACGATTCCCTAACGGAAATTTGTCGAAAAATCGTCCCCCCAGCTTGAGGAAACACCCCCTGAAACAAACCGATACTGAGAAAGTTCAACAAGATACGGCCTCTTTCTGGCCATGGTAAATGTAGGCCACGCCACCTGTAAGCGACTGTGATGAGCAACGTTGAAAGTGCGCTCTTTCCAGCTCCGCAACAAACTCAGCCTCACAGGGGAAATGTCTACTTGTTCTCGGAAGATATTCATAGGCTGCCCTATTCCCAGTCAGCAAGCCTCCTAACAAGGGCATGACTTGGAAACTGTAGAAGGAAAAAAGAGCATTCCATATTTTATTTTTAGGCTGACCAAATTCCATGATAAGGAGATGTCCCCCGGGCTTGAGCACCCGATACATTTCCTGTAATCCAAGCTGCAAATTTTCTATATTCCTCACTCCAAATGAGACCGTGAGAAGAGCAAAGGTTTCGTCTGAAAAAGGAAGGCACTGGGCATCAGCCTGAAGGAATAAACTCCTACTCCGCCTCTTCTTCCCTTGTTCTAACATAGGAAGACAGAAGTCAGCTCCGATACACATTGGAAAGCTATTTTCCAACTCAAAGAGCACATCGCCCGTACCACTACAAAGATCGAGAACCGGCCCATCAACAGGGAACTGCCTCCACTGCTTCGCGAGTTTCTTTCTCCACCATTTGTGAATGCCAAGACTCAAGCAAGAATTAGCAACATCGTATCGAGTCGCTATCGAGCCAAACATATCCTGTACGTCCTGACCAACTACTTGTATTTTCACTTGCTCATTTCCCATGACATATATTGCAATTTCTCTATTCCATATACCTTAAGCAACGATGTCAATAATTCACGGCCTTCTCATCCTCGTTTATATCCTTATTCCCCTGTTTGTACCCGAGGTCTTCATTCCCACACCATCACCGTTACAGTATTCATATGGACAAAAGACTTTTGTTTTAGGTCTTTGCATACTGGTTTGCTCTTGAGTTCTGAAATCCGGCAAGCTACCCTTTCCCTGGACTTATCGAAAGAAAAGATTAGGTCTATAGCCACCTGAACATTCACGTCGTAGATAGATTTTACAAACGACAATACTTTATGCACGAGAGGAACGATGCTCAGACACCAACGTAAAACGAATCATGCTCTGTCCCCTCAAATTCAGTATTCCCCAATAGCAATTCTTGAGACTGCCCAACCTCTAAGACGAACACCCCTGAAATTCAGCAACGTACGCATGCCGTGCCTATGGAAGCACTCAATCTTCGCTCCTGCTTTTTCTGTGTTCTGTAATGTTCTCTCCGTCTTTTTCGTCATCACCATGCTTGGCATCACTCCAGTAGATTTTGCTCTCGCTGCTCCACAAACCGAGGACGTCAAAACTGACGTACCCAGTTCGCACATCTCGCAAAAGTCGGCTGAACTGAACGAGCGTGGAGCTGCGCTAGCGCAAGAAGCGAACTTTCAAGAAGCAGAAGAACTTCTTCGCCAAGCGGTCTCACTGGATTCTCAGAATCTGTCGGCTATCTTTAACCTTGGCAGCGTCCTTATCCAAGTCGGCAAACTGAGGGAAGCGACTACTCTCTTGGAGAAGCATTCAAATCTTGCAAAGAACGACGCGGGACTGTTCGCGAGACTAGGAGACGCCTACTTCACTCAAAAAGAGATAAAAAAAGCAAAGACGGCATACGAGCGTGCGCTCGAACTCGACAACTCACTCCCTAAAGTCCCTGCGCGCCTCGGGACTGTCTATTCCCTCGGTAACGATCTGACCAAGGCTATTGAGCTGTATTTAGTAGCGATAGAGCAGGAACCTGAAAATATTGAATACCTGTCAAATTTGGTCAATCTTTATCTTGCTACGAATCAACCCCAAAAAGCAGTCAGTAGCGCTAAAAGAGCTCTACAATTACAACCATCGCCGCAACTCTATGTATCTCTCGGGTCTGCGTATGAACTTCAAAAGGAGTGGAAAAATTCACTTATTGCATTTCAGCGGGCAAAAGATCTTGGTGAATCAGGTTCTGACATCCAAGAAAAGATCGAGATTTTGAAAAAGAAAGTTGAAAGGACATGAAAACACGACTAACCATCAACTAATATCTTTGCGAGATAAAATGCAATTTTCAGAAATACGTCGGAAAATACTTAATGATCAATTGCCCCTGAATGCTGAAGAAGGAGTATGGCTTTACTCATCTGCAACTCTTCTCCAGCTAGGCCAATTAGCAAACGAAATTCGAGAAAAATTACATGGAGATAGAACGTATTACAATTGGAATCTCCATCTAAACTCGACAAATGTATGTAAATCAGACTGTCTATTCTGTTCTTTTGCCAGACTAAAAACGGGAATGCCACAGGCATATACCATGGATCTTCACACTGCCAAGCGATGGATTACAGAACGGTATCGGCCGGGAATGACAGAGATTCACATTGTTAATGGAAATAATCCTGATCTTCCATTTGAATACTATTGTGAACTCCTAAAAATGATCAGAGCAGAATTTCCTAAACTGCATATTAAGGCGTTCACTGCCGTCGAAATTCACCATTTTCATGAACAATTCGGCTTATCCTACGAAAGTATAATACAGAGCCTTATCGCTGCCGGGCTTGGCTCTCTCCCAGGGGGAGGTGCTGAGATTTTTTCTGCGAGAGTACGAAAAAAGATCTGTCGCGACAAAGCATCTGCGGAACAGTGGCTAGAAGTTCATCGCACCGCTCATCGCCTCGGACTGCGGTCAAACTGTACGATGCTTTATGGGACAGTCGAACGGCCACAAGAGATTGTTGAGCACTTGATTCAGCTGCGAACACTTCAAGAAGAAACAGGAGGTTTTCAGACCTTCATTCCCCTTGCTTTTCATAATGAGGGAAACCGAATGGAACGTTTACCCGCTCCTACTGGTAGTGATGATCTCCGAATAATGGCCTTAAGTCGGATCCTTCTCAACAACATCCCGCATATTAAGGCTTACTGGGTTATGCTGGGTATTAAGACCGCACAAATTGCCCAACACTTTGGAGCGAATGACTTTGATGGAACCGTAACGGAAGAAAAAATCTATCACATGGCAGGCTCAGACTCTCCTCAGAAACTCACCATAGAGGATATTCAGAGAATAATCGTTAGCACAAATCGGATTCCCATCGAACGAGACACCCTCTATCGAGAGGTTCAAGGGGAACAGGATTCTGGGACACAACTCGCTACGAGACATTGTGCCTAAACTCGCTGTAACGGATAGAGGAGCCACAGAGGGTCTCGTAAGCTCTCAGATAGGGTTAGCTCGAAACACGTACATATATGTATCTAGACAATAGAAACGACAACAGACAGTCTATACGATAGAGATAGTGGCGTGGAGAAGACAAATAGAATATTTTGTTCTCTGTGCTACTCATAAGTGCATCCAACTCAGGTTTCTCCGTGCGAAAAGCGACTGGAGAAAGGCTGAATAATCCATCAGGAGCAAAAGTGTCCGAAGACCTACTGAACAAAGTCGTATCTCTTGCCAAAAGAAGAGGGTTTATATTTCAGAGTAGTGAGATTTATGGGGGACTAAAAAGTGCCTACGACTACGGCCCATTAGGAGTTGAGCTTAAGCGAAATATTTCGAACTGCTGGTGGGAGTCGATGGTTCATGCCCGAGAAGATGTTGTTGGGCTTGATGCTGCTATCTTCATGCATCCAAGGGTCTGGAAGGCAAGTGGTCACTTGGCGGAATTCTCTGACCCCTTAGTAGACTGCTTGAACTGCGGCGGTCGTTTCCGCGCTGACAAAGCTCCGACACTGCCTCCTGAATCTCCTGTAACTTTCCGAGCAGGCGGGAAGTCCGACGGCGATGAGCTTCAAGGAACGGTCAGTGACCGCGGATATATCTGTCCTCTCTGTAATTGTCCGAACCTTTCGGCCGAACGTCAATTCAATCTTATGTTTCGTACGTCTATTGGACCAGTAGATCCGCTAGATAAAGCAATAAAGAAAATTGTGCATGGACGAATGAATGCCAAGGAGATTCGAAAGACGGTTGAAGAAGCCCTGCAACCATCAGCAATTTACCTGCGCCCAGAGACCGCCCAGGCAATATTTGTTCAATATCAGAATGTACAACAGAGCTTGGGAATGAAGATTCCATTTGGGATCGCACAAATAGGAAAAGCTTTTCGGAATGAGATTATCACTGAGAAGTTTATTTTTCGAACCTGTGAATTTGAGCAGATGGAGCTTGAGTTCTTCGTAGAACCTGGCACTGAAGGCGACTGGCTTGACTACTGGTCAAAAGCTCGCATGCAATGGTGGCAAACATTTGCTAATTCAACTGAGAATTTTCGCCTGAGACCGCATGAAGCTGATGAGCTGGCTCATTATGCCTCAGCTTGCTATGACATCGAATATGCTTATCCGTGGGGCTGGGATGAGCTGGAAGGCATCGCATCACGAACAGACTATGACCTTCGAAAACACTCAGAAGAATCTGGCAGCAAGTTGCACTTCTTTGATCAGCAAAAAGAGGACCCTGAAACAGGTAAACCAGGATATCGGTATATCCCATATGTTATTGAGCCTTCTGCTGGTTTAACGAGAGGACTCCTCGTGTATCTCCTCGATGCGTATACGGAAGAAGGAGGCAAAGATGCCGATGGAAATGATAAGATTCGAAAGGTTCTGAAGCTTCACCCAAGGCTTGCACCGATCAAAGCCGCAATTCTCCCTCTTGTAAAAAAGGAAGGGCTGCCAGAAAGAGCAGAGAAACTTTCGTTAGAGTTCTTTCAGTCGGGAATCAACGCACGCTTTGATGCCCAACAGTCTATTGGAAAACGATACGCAAAACACGATGAGATCGGCACACCCTTTTGCATCACTGTTGATCACCAAACACTAGAAGATGAGACAGTCACTATCCGAGATAGAGACTCGACCGAGCAACAGAGAATATCGGCGAGTCAAGCGGTACAGTTTGTTTTAGACGGCCTTAAGAAGTAAGCCCCCAAGAGGAGGATTCCTGTGTCCCTCACTCACTAATCTTCAGGCAACGCCGTACTGTTACCTAAGAAGTACCTGTTACCTAAGAAGTACTCGGGCATGCTCACGAAAAGGAGACCCGAAAGAAACGAGTTGGTTATACGTACAAGAGTGGGAAAGACATTCATTCTTGCACGAGAACCAATATCTTAGGCCACAAAGAATGCTGACAACGCGGCCCTCTTATCGCAACTCGAGTCTGGGGGAAATACTATTTAGCAAGTCTGCGAAAACTCCTTCCCGAAAAAACTTCTTCAATTGAGAGAATTGATCTTTCTCATAAATGAGATTTGGGATGGCTTCTTGATCAAGTGGCACTCCTGCCATTTCATAGATCTCTCGACTGGCATCATAGATTGTGCCATACCCATCAATCATCCCATACTCAAGGGCTTCCGAGCCAAGAATAATTCGCCCGTCTCCAATGGAATCGACGACATCCCGCTCAATTCCACGACCCGACACAACTGCATCCACGAACTCCTCTCTTACTTTATCAACTG encodes the following:
- a CDS encoding UbiX family flavin prenyltransferase, with protein sequence MPYALTLIDHLEQCCDEVHVVFSEAAFRVLHEEQNVKLKSSRLSAETLIGRPSDQIFFYDNKDIGAAIASGSFLTEGMVIVPCSMGTLGAVANGLCQNLIHRAADVVLKEGRRLVIVPRETPLSSLHLENMLRLSKMQTRIVPAMPGFYQRPECIQDLVDMMVMKILDQMGLHRELVPRWGRDKGDDKDSGGRRTLSSSKSLNLVSLPSTHD
- a CDS encoding glycine--tRNA ligase; the encoded protein is MFQSSEIYGGLKSAYDYGPLGVELKRNISNCWWESMVHAREDVVGLDAAIFMHPRVWKASGHLAEFSDPLVDCLNCGGRFRADKAPTLPPESPVTFRAGGKSDGDELQGTVSDRGYICPLCNCPNLSAERQFNLMFRTSIGPVDPLDKAIKKIVHGRMNAKEIRKTVEEALQPSAIYLRPETAQAIFVQYQNVQQSLGMKIPFGIAQIGKAFRNEIITEKFIFRTCEFEQMELEFFVEPGTEGDWLDYWSKARMQWWQTFANSTENFRLRPHEADELAHYASACYDIEYAYPWGWDELEGIASRTDYDLRKHSEESGSKLHFFDQQKEDPETGKPGYRYIPYVIEPSAGLTRGLLVYLLDAYTEEGGKDADGNDKIRKVLKLHPRLAPIKAAILPLVKKEGLPERAEKLSLEFFQSGINARFDAQQSIGKRYAKHDEIGTPFCITVDHQTLEDETVTIRDRDSTEQQRISASQAVQFVLDGLKK
- a CDS encoding ubiquinone/menaquinone biosynthesis methyltransferase, whose translation is MGNEQVKIQVVGQDVQDMFGSIATRYDVANSCLSLGIHKWWRKKLAKQWRQFPVDGPVLDLCSGTGDVLFELENSFPMCIGADFCLPMLEQGKKRRSRSLFLQADAQCLPFSDETFALLTVSFGVRNIENLQLGLQEMYRVLKPGGHLLIMEFGQPKNKIWNALFSFYSFQVMPLLGGLLTGNRAAYEYLPRTSRHFPCEAEFVAELERAHFQRCSSQSLTGGVAYIYHGQKEAVSC
- a CDS encoding 4-hydroxybenzoate octaprenyltransferase, which encodes MTEAFSSALPVRLKTWGSFVKFSHTVFALPFALGMGVVCSKTTNVSIGQILWIVWCVIAARTSAMAFNRIADQKWDALNPRTSNRELPSGAIKRNEALLLWFLAGIGFLFGSWQLGSHCFILAPIVLAIVCGYSLIKRFSRFSHFFLGFALACAPGGVWFALIGSLTYEPLVLMAAVLFWVAGFDIIYSCQDAQFDRSVGLFSIPSAMGIGSALRIARIAHVISWVLLIIFGMAAELHSPYYILMGVFGVFLLRQNMIIHEKTLHRADNVFFTQNGLASITFLIATLVESLLS
- the selD gene encoding selenide, water dikinase SelD — translated: MIKKAYHALLEKDLLLVGAGHAHCLALRMLGMKPLPSVRVTIVSDSCYAPYSGMLPSLIARRIPFSDAHIDVPRLADWAGAVFIQGDVSRINPDKKEVELSSGRILRGDIISLNVGVHSPVFNAGHDAETLCSVKPVQQFMRWLAVMEEEKKGQIFQLAIIGGGVAAIELALALDTRFEGKAQIICLERSDSFLRELPQRARASVLNVLRMRGIQTRTHFEVKQITDRIITSTDGESLSCCKVISAAGASLPEWLVRSGLAISPRGFLDVENTLQSASHPDIFALGDIADIRGMERPKSGIFAVRQARPFVLNLRRKLRKKSLKSIYLQKRFLKIIGTDKEEALFVRGTLSFIGRWPRVLKDIIDGRFIRQFHRLPIMNRGVFGSVFSRKGSEEMYCKGCGGKVGREQLCINLQAPLSDSSRISVKGNQELVQSVDFFTPFTKDPYSNAQFAFHHAAADLLVEKVKPQNAHALLMLPRAVEDVEERLLEQFMSGSRLAAQQYGSLIVGGHSAVGDSELTGFEVSAIREKVPQALCDVGASFDIIISRRVGLGTLLAGYARGFGSGCTLELMKKELLQSQLKLLPILQEKSVLFATDVTGFGLLGHLLNKIAKLPVHVTLLPDHIPLYPGVRTLCQIGIRSSLYQSNLQSILSQHTTLEAVRRYPWLIDPQTTGPILFGIASDNTKATLHKMRKSGFPFARVIGQIEGSQNGFRLSLAPHFSVNERV
- a CDS encoding tetratricopeptide repeat protein, whose translation is MLRHQRKTNHALSPQIQYSPIAILETAQPLRRTPLKFSNVRMPCLWKHSIFAPAFSVFCNVLSVFFVITMLGITPVDFALAAPQTEDVKTDVPSSHISQKSAELNERGAALAQEANFQEAEELLRQAVSLDSQNLSAIFNLGSVLIQVGKLREATTLLEKHSNLAKNDAGLFARLGDAYFTQKEIKKAKTAYERALELDNSLPKVPARLGTVYSLGNDLTKAIELYLVAIEQEPENIEYLSNLVNLYLATNQPQKAVSSAKRALQLQPSPQLYVSLGSAYELQKEWKNSLIAFQRAKDLGESGSDIQEKIEILKKKVERT
- the mqnE gene encoding aminofutalosine synthase MqnE produces the protein MQFSEIRRKILNDQLPLNAEEGVWLYSSATLLQLGQLANEIREKLHGDRTYYNWNLHLNSTNVCKSDCLFCSFARLKTGMPQAYTMDLHTAKRWITERYRPGMTEIHIVNGNNPDLPFEYYCELLKMIRAEFPKLHIKAFTAVEIHHFHEQFGLSYESIIQSLIAAGLGSLPGGGAEIFSARVRKKICRDKASAEQWLEVHRTAHRLGLRSNCTMLYGTVERPQEIVEHLIQLRTLQEETGGFQTFIPLAFHNEGNRMERLPAPTGSDDLRIMALSRILLNNIPHIKAYWVMLGIKTAQIAQHFGANDFDGTVTEEKIYHMAGSDSPQKLTIEDIQRIIVSTNRIPIERDTLYREVQGEQDSGTQLATRHCA